Sequence from the Anaerobacillus sp. CMMVII genome:
AAGAGTTCAAAAGCAATGCAAGCAATACAGCCTGAAATGACAAAATTAAAAGAAAAATATAGTGCGAAAGATCAAAAAACACAACAAAAACTTCAACAAGAAACAATGAAGTTGTTCCAAGAGCATAAAGTAAATCCTCTAGCTGGGTGTTTACCAATTTTTGTTCAAATGCCGATCTTATTTGCGTTTTATCATGCAATTATTCGTACAGGTGAAATTGCAAATCACAATTTCTTGTGGTTTGACCTAGGAGCAGCAGATCCTTATTACATTTTACCGCTTGTTGCCGGTGCTACGACGTTTATCCAACAAAAATGATGATGATCACAGATAATCCGCAAATGAAAGCATTACTTTACATTATGCCAGTAATGATTATTGCATTTGCTGCATTTTTCCCATCTGCATTAGCTCTTTATTGGGTGGTTGGTAACGTATTTATGATTGTTCAAACGTATTTTATTACTGGACCGAATGTAGGCAAAGCTAATGGTAATGCTAAAACAGGGGGAACAAAAAAGTGAAAAAAATAACTGTTTCAGGGAAAACCGTTGATGAAGCTGTTCAATCTGCTCTAAAGCAATTAAATACAACGAGAGAAAGAATCTCATTTCACATCGTAGAAGAACCTCAAAAAGGATTTTTAGGTTTAATTGGCGTAAAGCCAGCAGTTGTTGAAGTTGAGATGAAACCTGATGCAGCAGAAGAAGCAGTTAACTTTCTTCAAGAGGTTACGAAAAATATGGGCGCTACAATAGAAATCAATCAAGTTGAAACAAAAGAAGGTTTATTATTAAACCTTAGTGGAGACGGGATTGGGATGCTCATTGGTAAGCGTGGGCAAACTCTTGATTCACTTCAATATTTAGTTAATCTAGTTGCAAATCGTCATTCGGAAAACTATATGCGAATTGTTTTAGATGCTGAAAATTATCGTGATCGTCGTAAGGAATCACTTGAACAATTAGCGAAACGACTTGGACATAAAGCTGTTAGAACAAGAAAAGAAGTTATTTTAGAACCTATGAATGCCTTAGAAAGAAAAATCATTCATACTGCTTTACAAGAAATCAAAGGGGTAAAGACATATTCTGAAGGGGTAGAACCAAACCGTAGAATTGTAGTCGCTCCAGCTGGTAAATAAATTAATTTCAAGAAGCCTATGCTAGTGTGAAAACACTGGTGTAGGCTTTTTTAGTTGAGAGTTATGAGTTATGAGAGGGCATTTGCTTCAAAGCTATTCTATCAACAACTCAAAACTCAAAACTTATTCACATGTGGAAAACTAGAACTTTTGTTTTTAAAAAGAAAGAAAAATCAAGTTGTGGATATGTTTTATGGTTGATAATTGTGAAAAACGGAGACAATAGTTTAATGGAGTAGATGGAAAATCTTTTTATTAAAGAGAGACTGTGGTATTCTTGATAGTTAGGGACAGTAGAAGAAAATACATAAGTGAAAGTTATGTTTTTATAGAGAATTAGGTGCCTGGCGTCAGGTGACTTAGGCATATTTCAAAGAGGTGAAGAAGAGATGGAGTTCGACACAATAGCTGCAATTTCCACAGCGATGGGGGAAGGAGCGATTGCTATCGTTCGTGTTAGTGGCGATGATGCAGTTGCTGCAGTAAATAAAATCTACAAGGGTAGAAAATCTTTAGAAGAGGTGGAAAGTCATACGATCCACTACGGTTATATTGTTGATAAAAGTTCTGAACAATTGATAGATGAAGTAATGGTATCAGTTCTAAGAGCACCGCGAACATTTACAAGGGAAGATATTGTTGAAATTAACTGTCATGGTGGCTTAGTTTCCGTTAACCGTGTTCTGCAGCAAGTCTTGCAGTCAGGAGTTCGATTAGCAGAGCCAGGAGAATTTACAAAACGTGCATTCTTAAATGGACGTATTGATTTATCACAAGCTGAAGGTGTGATTGATTTAATCCGTGCCAAAACAGATAAAGCAATGAATGTGGCAATTGGGCAAGTAGAAGGCAGATTGTCCAAAAAGGTTCAAAAGCTTAGACAAGCTCTTCTTGAAACAGTAGCCCATGTTGAAGTGAATATTGATTACCCAGAATATGATGCTGAGGAAATGACAACTAATCTTCTTTTAGAAAAATCAACGTATGTAAAAGATGAGATTGATAAATATTAAATACAGCTGCCCAAGGAAAAATTTTACGTGAAGGTTTGTCGACGGTGATTATTGGAAGACCAAATGTAGGGAAATCTTCCTTATTAAATAGTTTAGTACATGAAGCAAAGGCTATTGTGACCGATATTCCAGGTACAACAAGAGATGTCATTGAAGAGTATGTTAATGTCAGAGGTGTCCCTCTGCGTTTACTGGATACAGCTGGAATTAGGGAAACTGAAGAT
This genomic interval carries:
- the jag gene encoding RNA-binding cell elongation regulator Jag/EloR is translated as MKKITVSGKTVDEAVQSALKQLNTTRERISFHIVEEPQKGFLGLIGVKPAVVEVEMKPDAAEEAVNFLQEVTKNMGATIEINQVETKEGLLLNLSGDGIGMLIGKRGQTLDSLQYLVNLVANRHSENYMRIVLDAENYRDRRKESLEQLAKRLGHKAVRTRKEVILEPMNALERKIIHTALQEIKGVKTYSEGVEPNRRIVVAPAGK